The Zobellia alginiliquefaciens genome contains a region encoding:
- a CDS encoding alkaline phosphatase family protein, protein MKKTLVINVVGLTQRLIGEHTPFIESFLKKGKSAYISPVLPAVTCSAQSTYLTGKTPDEHGIVGNGWYFKDECEVKFWRQSNKLVQSDKLWDELKKEDEHFTVANHFWWYNMYSSVDYSLTPRPNYLADGRKIPDVYSYPPELRDTLQDELGTFPLFQFWGPKTSIKSSKWIADAAIRTDEMHNPTLSLVYLPHLDYNLQRHGLDCDKIKKDLKEIDKVVEQLVKHFQERNAQIVLLSEYGITDVNNPIHLNRILRSKGYIAIREERGLELLDAGQSKAFAVADHQIAHIYLNDPSVKLEVKALLESISGVEKVLTGDELQKANLSHERSGDLVVVADADSWFTYYFWLDDAKAPDYARMVDIHKKPGYDPVEMLTDPKDKLVMAKVVAMLLKKKMGFRTVMNIIPLDATLVKGSHGRIPEDKADFPILITDQVNANFNDDVEATDVYAILKDHITE, encoded by the coding sequence ATGAAGAAAACGCTAGTGATTAATGTGGTGGGCTTGACCCAGCGTCTTATTGGGGAGCATACCCCATTTATAGAATCCTTTCTAAAAAAAGGAAAATCGGCTTATATAAGTCCTGTTTTGCCAGCAGTAACCTGTTCTGCACAATCCACTTATTTAACAGGGAAAACTCCTGACGAACATGGTATTGTTGGGAACGGTTGGTACTTTAAAGATGAGTGTGAGGTGAAATTCTGGCGGCAGTCTAATAAATTAGTTCAGTCTGATAAACTTTGGGACGAACTTAAAAAAGAAGATGAACATTTTACCGTAGCGAACCATTTTTGGTGGTATAATATGTATTCTTCCGTAGATTATAGTTTAACGCCAAGACCAAACTATTTAGCGGATGGTCGAAAAATACCGGATGTGTATTCGTACCCTCCTGAGTTGAGAGATACGTTGCAGGATGAATTGGGTACTTTTCCCTTGTTTCAGTTTTGGGGTCCTAAAACCTCTATAAAATCGAGTAAATGGATTGCTGATGCAGCTATTCGGACGGACGAGATGCATAATCCCACTTTATCATTGGTATACCTTCCTCATTTGGATTATAACTTGCAACGTCATGGATTGGATTGTGACAAGATTAAAAAAGACCTTAAAGAGATTGATAAGGTAGTGGAGCAGTTGGTAAAGCATTTCCAGGAGCGTAATGCACAAATTGTTTTGCTTTCCGAGTATGGTATAACGGATGTAAACAACCCTATACATTTAAACAGAATCTTGCGCTCTAAAGGTTATATAGCTATACGAGAAGAGCGTGGATTGGAACTTTTGGATGCTGGTCAGAGTAAGGCTTTTGCAGTTGCCGATCATCAAATTGCACATATTTATTTAAATGACCCTTCCGTAAAGCTAGAGGTAAAGGCTTTGTTAGAATCCATTTCTGGCGTGGAAAAAGTATTGACGGGCGATGAATTGCAAAAAGCGAATCTGAGTCATGAAAGAAGCGGAGACCTTGTTGTGGTTGCCGATGCCGATTCTTGGTTTACCTATTATTTCTGGTTGGATGATGCTAAGGCGCCAGATTATGCGCGTATGGTAGATATTCATAAAAAACCGGGTTATGATCCCGTAGAGATGTTGACGGATCCTAAGGATAAATTAGTGATGGCCAAGGTTGTAGCTATGTTGTTGAAGAAAAAAATGGGATTCAGAACGGTAATGAACATCATTCCTTTGGATGCAACTTTGGTAAAAGGTTCGCACGGGAGGATACCGGAAGATAAAGCAGATTTTCCTATCCTAATAACCGATCAAGTCAATGCAAATTTTAATGATGATGTGGAGGCTACGGACGTATATGCAATTCTAAAGGACCATATAACGGAGTAA
- a CDS encoding transmembrane 220 family protein — protein MKIFFKITGVVFAILFAWGALVQYNDPDATIWYVIYGLAALVSILFVINRLSFKVAIFFCLLSIIGTFKQWPVQFEGFTIGEGEIENIERGREACGLLIIAIVMLMYALRIRFDKRVQH, from the coding sequence ATGAAAATTTTCTTCAAAATAACGGGTGTTGTGTTTGCAATTCTTTTTGCTTGGGGAGCTCTTGTGCAGTATAACGACCCGGACGCCACGATCTGGTATGTAATCTACGGCTTGGCGGCTTTGGTTTCAATTCTTTTCGTGATAAATCGTTTGAGTTTTAAAGTCGCTATTTTCTTTTGTTTGTTGTCTATTATAGGAACTTTCAAACAGTGGCCCGTTCAATTTGAAGGTTTTACAATAGGTGAAGGTGAGATAGAAAATATAGAACGCGGAAGGGAAGCCTGTGGTTTGCTAATTATAGCAATAGTAATGCTTATGTATGCGCTTAGAATCCGTTTTGATAAGCGTGTGCAGCATTAA
- a CDS encoding DNA polymerase III subunit gamma/tau, which yields MEPFIVSARKYRPQTFRDVVGQQAITNTLTNAIEHNHLAQALLFCGPRGVGKTTCARILAKQINSDGTEREGEDFAFNIFELDAASNNSVDDIRNLIDQVRIPPQVGKYKVYIIDEVHMLSQSAFNAFLKTLEEPPKHAIFILATTEKHKIIPTILSRCQIFDFKRITVKDAAEYLKYIAENQGIVADDDALHIIAQKADGAMRDALSIFDRVVSFSGKELTRKAVTENLNVLDYDTYFSATDLILEHNIPQLLLLFNKTLSLGFDGHHFISGLASHFRDLMVCQHQDTINLLEVGDVAKQNYLEQSKKTGMQFLLQALNIANDCDLKYKTSKNQRLLVELTLMKLASIGFEAEKKNSESDVLDGSTIDFIAPASFFKGNSSPEKALAQTATPANQEQPKTATSETTPTVEKQENQQYQEEVATNAPSTRAVAEPRIEETNTPQPEASPAKKINIGGGKRISGLSISSLKAKKEHELSRKDETIDESKLPKDAFTEEEMQKHWADFVDKIDLEGKKILASNLNADVPKLVQDKIIWIELPNGTMKKEIEREQYGLMEHLRRNLNNYFIELKITVNETVAKKFAFTPEEKYEKLREKNPAIDLLRQTFDLDL from the coding sequence TTGGAACCCTTTATTGTATCGGCACGTAAGTATAGACCTCAAACATTTAGAGATGTTGTGGGGCAACAAGCCATTACCAATACCCTAACTAACGCCATTGAACACAATCACTTGGCGCAGGCCCTTTTATTTTGCGGTCCTCGTGGTGTGGGCAAGACTACTTGTGCACGAATCTTGGCCAAACAGATAAATTCTGATGGAACGGAACGGGAAGGTGAAGATTTTGCTTTTAACATTTTTGAGCTCGATGCCGCTTCAAATAACTCGGTAGATGATATTCGTAACCTTATTGACCAAGTGCGCATACCGCCCCAAGTTGGTAAGTACAAGGTATATATTATAGATGAGGTGCACATGCTCTCACAATCGGCCTTCAACGCTTTTCTAAAAACGTTGGAAGAACCACCAAAGCATGCCATTTTTATCTTGGCCACCACGGAAAAACACAAAATCATACCTACGATACTTTCTCGTTGCCAAATATTTGATTTTAAAAGAATTACAGTTAAAGATGCTGCAGAATACTTAAAATATATTGCGGAGAATCAAGGCATTGTTGCGGATGATGACGCTTTGCATATTATAGCTCAAAAGGCTGATGGCGCTATGAGAGACGCCCTTTCTATTTTTGACAGGGTTGTTAGTTTTTCAGGAAAGGAACTAACTAGAAAAGCAGTTACGGAGAATCTTAATGTTCTTGATTATGACACCTATTTCTCGGCAACAGATTTAATACTTGAGCATAACATTCCGCAGTTACTCCTTTTGTTCAATAAAACCTTATCACTCGGTTTTGACGGTCATCACTTTATAAGTGGTTTAGCTTCTCATTTTAGGGATTTAATGGTCTGTCAACATCAAGATACCATTAACTTGCTGGAAGTTGGTGACGTAGCCAAGCAGAATTACTTGGAGCAGTCAAAAAAGACCGGCATGCAGTTTTTACTTCAAGCTTTAAACATAGCCAATGACTGCGATTTAAAGTATAAAACCAGCAAAAACCAACGGTTGCTGGTAGAACTTACCTTAATGAAATTAGCTTCGATTGGATTTGAGGCAGAAAAAAAAAATTCTGAATCTGACGTCCTAGACGGTTCTACTATCGATTTTATAGCACCTGCTTCCTTTTTTAAAGGAAATAGCTCTCCTGAAAAAGCTCTGGCACAAACTGCCACACCCGCTAATCAGGAGCAACCAAAAACCGCTACTTCGGAAACAACTCCTACAGTTGAAAAACAGGAAAATCAACAGTACCAAGAAGAAGTAGCCACAAATGCACCTAGCACCAGAGCTGTTGCTGAACCTAGAATAGAAGAAACCAACACTCCTCAACCCGAAGCCTCACCAGCAAAGAAAATAAATATAGGCGGAGGAAAACGAATATCCGGACTTTCCATTTCTAGCCTAAAAGCAAAAAAAGAACACGAGCTTAGTCGCAAAGACGAAACCATTGACGAAAGCAAACTGCCAAAAGATGCTTTTACAGAAGAGGAAATGCAAAAACATTGGGCAGATTTTGTTGATAAAATCGATTTGGAAGGAAAGAAAATTCTAGCTTCCAACCTCAATGCAGATGTACCTAAATTAGTTCAAGACAAAATCATTTGGATAGAACTACCTAACGGAACCATGAAAAAGGAAATTGAGCGTGAGCAATATGGTTTAATGGAGCATTTAAGACGAAATCTCAACAACTACTTTATTGAACTGAAAATCACGGTTAATGAAACCGTAGCAAAGAAGTTTGCATTTACCCCTGAGGAAAAATATGAAAAGTTAAGGGAGAAAAACCCGGCTATAGACCTGCTTAGGCAAACTTTTGATTTAGACCTTTAA
- a CDS encoding RsmD family RNA methyltransferase → MRIISGIHKGKRITAPRKLPVRPTTDMAKEALFNILNNRYYFDELVVLDLFAGTGNISYEFASRGTQQISAIDADYGCVKFITETSEALEMGIVAFKSDVFTHLEKSREKATIVFADPPYDLPVESFEKIPEMVFKNGLLHNNGAVIIEHASHMDLSHIDNFSEKRKYGSSVFSFFEAPNQD, encoded by the coding sequence ATGCGCATTATATCAGGTATACATAAAGGAAAGCGAATAACGGCTCCAAGAAAATTACCCGTTCGCCCTACCACGGATATGGCCAAGGAAGCCTTATTCAACATTTTGAACAACCGTTATTATTTTGATGAACTCGTTGTCCTGGACCTATTTGCAGGCACGGGAAACATCAGTTACGAGTTTGCTTCCAGAGGAACGCAACAAATTAGCGCGATTGATGCCGATTATGGATGTGTGAAATTTATAACCGAAACCTCGGAAGCACTTGAAATGGGCATCGTCGCCTTTAAAAGTGATGTATTTACCCATCTTGAAAAGTCAAGAGAAAAAGCAACCATAGTATTTGCTGACCCACCATACGACCTCCCTGTGGAATCTTTCGAAAAAATACCCGAAATGGTATTCAAAAATGGGCTATTACATAACAACGGTGCAGTCATAATTGAGCACGCCAGTCATATGGACTTGTCGCATATCGATAATTTTTCTGAAAAACGAAAATACGGAAGTAGCGTTTTTAGTTTCTTTGAGGCTCCAAATCAAGACTAA
- a CDS encoding DUF3822 family protein: MIKKETKNNTGEPVENFKKLSIQVSLNGLSFCVFDTVAHSILDSEKVVFAKELTPYEILKRLKLLFSTHKIEQEQFSEIVVVHRNNLFSLVPKTLFNENELANYLKFNTKILANDHLAFDELESFDINNVYVPFVNINNYIYDLFGEFTFKHNGTVMVEALMNGQTPNKNAVCYIHTSQRQMDVTIIASKKLLLFNSFNFVTKEDFLYYLLFTLEQLELDAESVSIKLFGDIEKDDDIYDLCYNYVKDVSMFYPSFTEYPGIDKPEETIDFTVINAF, from the coding sequence ATGATAAAAAAGGAGACCAAAAATAATACTGGAGAACCAGTGGAGAATTTTAAAAAACTGTCCATTCAAGTTAGCTTGAATGGACTTTCTTTTTGTGTTTTTGACACAGTAGCCCATAGTATTTTAGATTCCGAAAAAGTGGTTTTTGCAAAGGAACTGACCCCTTATGAAATACTTAAACGTTTAAAACTTCTTTTTTCCACGCATAAAATAGAGCAAGAACAGTTTTCTGAAATTGTAGTAGTACACAGAAACAACCTTTTTAGTCTTGTTCCAAAAACCCTGTTCAACGAAAACGAACTGGCCAATTACCTTAAGTTCAACACCAAAATATTGGCTAACGACCACTTGGCTTTTGATGAACTTGAAAGTTTTGATATCAACAATGTTTACGTTCCTTTTGTAAACATCAACAACTACATTTACGACCTTTTTGGTGAATTTACCTTTAAGCATAACGGCACCGTTATGGTAGAAGCATTAATGAACGGGCAAACCCCTAACAAAAATGCCGTGTGCTACATACACACATCACAACGCCAAATGGACGTGACTATTATTGCGTCAAAAAAACTGTTACTCTTCAATAGTTTTAATTTTGTCACTAAAGAAGATTTTCTCTACTACCTACTTTTCACCTTAGAACAGTTAGAACTTGATGCGGAATCAGTATCCATTAAATTGTTTGGCGATATTGAAAAGGATGATGATATCTACGATTTGTGTTACAACTACGTAAAGGATGTTTCCATGTTTTACCCATCGTTCACCGAATATCCCGGCATTGACAAACCAGAAGAAACTATTGATTTCACCGTAATAAACGCTTTTTAA
- a CDS encoding ATP-dependent DNA helicase, whose product MTTLNDASFYKILKEKFPHEPTLKQAIALQKLATYILSDRRDDVFLLKGFAGTGKTTLVGTLVSSLWNTRMKAVLMAPTGRAAKVMSNYANTQSFTIHRKIYFPKKQGGGGIQFVLAPNKHRNTIFIVDEASMIPDAPTDSKLFGNGSLLDDLIQFVYGGHNCKLILIGDTAQLPPVHLNLSPALDPDKLALNYDKEVVRLELDEVVRQAEDSGILVNATLLREQLQSSFVDEFKFHLSSFRDIVRLVDGYEIQEAIDTSYSENGKEETAFIVRSNKRANLYNENIRSRILFLENEISVGDYMMVVKNNYFWLPPNTEAGFIANGDIIEVLELFAIKELYGFRFAEVKVQMVDYPNQKPFETVLLLDTIKAETPSLPYEEGNRLYQEVMKDFVDESSKYKKFLGVKSNKYFNALQVKFSYAITCHKSQGGQWNTVFVEQPYLPNGVDREYLRWLYTAVTRAKKQLYLIGFKDDFFVGSE is encoded by the coding sequence ATGACTACGTTGAACGATGCATCTTTTTACAAAATATTAAAGGAGAAATTTCCACACGAGCCTACTCTTAAGCAAGCGATAGCACTGCAAAAACTAGCTACGTATATACTTTCTGACAGAAGGGACGATGTGTTCTTACTTAAAGGTTTTGCCGGTACTGGTAAAACAACCTTGGTAGGAACCTTGGTAAGCAGCTTGTGGAATACTAGAATGAAAGCTGTTTTGATGGCTCCTACCGGCCGGGCGGCAAAGGTGATGTCTAACTACGCGAATACGCAATCCTTTACCATTCACCGTAAAATTTATTTTCCTAAAAAACAGGGTGGAGGTGGTATCCAATTTGTTCTGGCTCCCAACAAGCATAGAAATACAATTTTTATTGTTGATGAAGCATCTATGATACCGGATGCCCCAACGGACTCTAAGCTTTTTGGTAATGGTTCCCTTTTGGACGATTTAATTCAGTTTGTGTATGGAGGCCATAATTGTAAACTGATCTTAATTGGGGATACCGCTCAGTTACCACCGGTGCATTTAAATTTGAGTCCTGCCTTGGATCCTGATAAATTGGCTCTGAATTATGATAAAGAGGTAGTGCGATTAGAATTGGACGAGGTAGTGCGCCAAGCTGAAGATTCCGGTATATTGGTGAATGCAACGTTACTTCGTGAGCAGCTACAAAGTAGTTTTGTAGATGAGTTTAAATTTCATCTCAGCAGTTTTAGAGATATTGTACGGCTAGTGGATGGGTATGAAATACAGGAGGCTATAGATACGAGCTATTCTGAAAATGGAAAAGAAGAGACCGCTTTTATAGTCAGGTCTAATAAAAGGGCTAACCTTTATAATGAGAATATCCGTAGTCGGATTTTATTTTTGGAGAACGAGATTTCCGTAGGGGATTATATGATGGTGGTCAAGAATAATTATTTCTGGTTACCTCCCAATACAGAGGCTGGTTTTATTGCAAACGGAGATATTATTGAGGTGCTGGAGCTGTTCGCAATAAAAGAGCTGTATGGTTTTAGATTTGCTGAAGTGAAGGTACAAATGGTAGATTATCCTAATCAAAAACCTTTTGAAACGGTATTGTTGTTAGATACCATTAAGGCGGAAACACCTTCATTGCCTTATGAGGAAGGGAATAGACTTTATCAAGAGGTAATGAAAGATTTTGTAGATGAATCTTCCAAATACAAGAAGTTTTTAGGGGTAAAGAGCAACAAGTACTTTAACGCTTTGCAAGTAAAATTTTCGTACGCTATTACGTGCCATAAATCCCAAGGTGGACAATGGAACACTGTTTTTGTAGAACAGCCTTATTTGCCCAATGGAGTGGATAGAGAGTACCTACGTTGGTTGTACACTGCTGTCACTAGGGCAAAAAAACAACTGTATCTCATTGGTTTTAAGGATGATTTTTTTGTTGGTTCGGAATAG
- a CDS encoding DUF4126 domain-containing protein, whose translation MTLETITSIFLGIGLAASVGFRVFLPLFALSLASYTGVWELNESWQWIGSVAALITLGAATFVEIFAYFIPWVDNVLDSFAVPLAAIAGTAVMVSTVADLDPVVTWSLAIIAGGGTATAIKGAGATSRLASTATTGGLANPVVSTVETGTAVVVTTASIFAPVLAVILVIIILVFIFRIYRKLRPKRNEQA comes from the coding sequence ATGACATTGGAAACTATTACCAGTATTTTTTTGGGTATAGGTTTGGCTGCTTCGGTGGGTTTTCGTGTATTCTTACCTCTTTTTGCATTGAGTCTTGCCTCGTACACTGGTGTATGGGAATTGAACGAGAGTTGGCAATGGATAGGTAGTGTAGCTGCCTTGATTACCTTAGGAGCTGCTACTTTTGTAGAAATTTTTGCATACTTCATACCTTGGGTAGATAATGTTTTGGATAGCTTTGCAGTGCCTTTGGCGGCAATTGCGGGTACTGCGGTAATGGTGTCTACTGTTGCTGATTTGGACCCTGTGGTAACTTGGTCTTTGGCAATTATAGCGGGAGGAGGAACTGCAACGGCCATAAAAGGGGCGGGCGCGACCAGTAGGTTGGCATCAACGGCAACAACTGGTGGGCTTGCAAATCCTGTAGTATCAACTGTAGAAACGGGTACAGCGGTAGTGGTTACAACTGCCTCTATTTTTGCACCTGTTCTAGCGGTAATTCTGGTGATAATCATTTTGGTTTTTATTTTTCGTATTTACCGAAAATTAAGGCCAAAACGGAATGAGCAAGCCTAA
- the kdsB gene encoding 3-deoxy-manno-octulosonate cytidylyltransferase: MIPARYAASRFPAKLMQDLSGKPVILRTYEAAINTKLFDEVYVVTDSDVIFNAITNAGGKALMSQKEHDCGSDRIAEAVTEMDVDIIVNVQGDEPFTDRESLASVLEVFKNDPEKEIDLASLMVRITDEEEISNPNTVKVIVDNRNFALYFSRSPIPYPRNKEIESVYYKHKGIYAFRKSALMAFQRLPMLPLEAIEKIEAIRYLEYGKKIKMVETTVSGIEIDTPEDLKRAQQAWR; encoded by the coding sequence ATGATACCGGCCCGTTATGCGGCATCTAGATTTCCTGCAAAATTAATGCAAGACCTTTCTGGGAAGCCCGTAATTCTACGTACCTATGAAGCAGCGATTAACACCAAATTATTTGATGAGGTGTACGTTGTGACGGATAGTGATGTTATTTTTAATGCCATCACTAATGCGGGAGGGAAGGCTCTAATGAGTCAAAAAGAGCATGATTGTGGTAGTGACAGAATTGCAGAAGCTGTTACTGAAATGGACGTAGATATTATCGTAAACGTTCAAGGCGATGAACCATTTACCGATAGAGAGAGCTTAGCGAGTGTTTTGGAAGTATTTAAAAATGATCCGGAAAAAGAAATAGACTTAGCTTCTCTTATGGTCAGAATTACGGATGAAGAGGAAATAAGCAACCCCAACACGGTTAAAGTCATAGTGGATAACCGTAATTTTGCGCTGTACTTTTCACGTTCTCCAATTCCCTACCCTAGAAATAAAGAAATTGAAAGTGTTTATTACAAGCACAAAGGTATATATGCCTTTAGAAAAAGTGCTTTAATGGCTTTCCAAAGACTGCCCATGTTGCCGTTAGAGGCGATAGAGAAGATTGAGGCCATTCGCTATTTGGAATATGGAAAAAAGATTAAAATGGTGGAAACTACCGTTTCTGGAATTGAGATTGATACCCCGGAAGATTTGAAAAGAGCGCAACAAGCATGGAGATAG
- a CDS encoding HAD family hydrolase: MEIDYSKIKVIGFDADDTLWINETYFREAEEKFSALLEGYETKNKIDQELFKMEIKNLELYGYGVKGFMLSMVESALELSNNQVSQQTIEDILNLGKEMLRQPVELLEDVRKVLRKLSGNYRLIVLTKGDLLDQERKLEKSGLSEFFHHVEVLSDKKEENYQHLLDHLEIDVKEFLMIGNSLKSDVLPLIDIGAQAVHVPFHTTWEHEQVKINEGEYKYLKINKLSDILEYLK; encoded by the coding sequence ATGGAGATAGATTATAGTAAAATTAAGGTTATCGGGTTTGATGCCGATGATACTTTGTGGATCAATGAGACCTATTTTAGGGAGGCTGAAGAAAAGTTTAGTGCACTTCTAGAAGGGTACGAAACGAAAAATAAAATTGATCAGGAATTATTTAAAATGGAGATTAAAAACCTTGAGCTATATGGTTATGGTGTAAAAGGTTTTATGCTTTCTATGGTAGAGTCTGCTTTAGAACTATCTAATAATCAGGTTTCGCAGCAGACCATTGAGGATATTTTAAATCTTGGTAAAGAAATGTTACGCCAACCGGTAGAATTATTGGAAGACGTAAGAAAAGTTTTACGTAAATTAAGCGGTAATTATCGCTTAATTGTTTTGACCAAAGGTGATCTTTTAGATCAAGAGCGTAAACTAGAGAAATCAGGACTTTCAGAATTTTTTCATCATGTTGAAGTTTTGAGCGATAAGAAAGAAGAGAATTATCAGCATTTGCTAGATCACTTAGAAATAGATGTGAAGGAGTTTTTGATGATAGGAAATTCACTAAAATCAGATGTTTTGCCATTAATAGATATTGGGGCGCAAGCAGTTCATGTTCCTTTTCATACCACATGGGAGCATGAGCAAGTGAAAATTAATGAAGGGGAGTATAAGTATCTGAAAATAAATAAATTGTCAGATATATTAGAGTATTTGAAATAG